A single window of Sulfurimonas crateris DNA harbors:
- a CDS encoding 4Fe-4S binding protein: MVDYQKRDKNDIYNMPVLGFIFKNKIFIRALQTSVLALFVYAIVFGIIYPSKEENIFTTALFWSLFWPLFIVVTLSTFGRIFCGICPHGFIGKYITKFGLKKKMPKALANPFIGISLLLIGFWVVYYIYPAAYKTPLATAIFFIVLTLLAVVFFYIYDDMSYCKSICPIGTVMRGFSKISFTKLGTYSDTCKSCTTFECADACTYNLKPFTFNKRGDMTDCTLCMDCSSACEAVSFKLVKPSESLFKNFQIKKAEVWAFILITAAITVTMSFHHALGRVAIADEFIWSKTGVFLEEKIGIIGLDYVGISALFLALLITISLVYFGMFMASKFLKEEFSKVFYTLGYAFAPIFIIGGLSHTYEFFFLHHYSDIANGFIQGFVISADEVMPLAARQDPWLRIFGVMNYIAIIWAFVIMAKRVNFFTASKTAKALAFVFASSLIIFYLWLNVYKVYAFKTYGAKKHSHAYVVKTHN; encoded by the coding sequence ATGGTTGATTATCAAAAAAGAGACAAAAACGACATTTACAATATGCCTGTATTGGGATTTATTTTTAAAAACAAGATCTTCATAAGAGCTCTACAAACGTCTGTTTTAGCGCTCTTTGTCTATGCAATAGTGTTTGGGATCATATATCCCTCAAAAGAGGAGAATATTTTTACGACTGCTCTTTTTTGGTCGCTCTTTTGGCCGCTCTTTATAGTTGTAACGCTCTCTACGTTTGGCAGAATTTTTTGCGGTATCTGCCCGCACGGATTTATAGGAAAGTATATAACCAAATTTGGTCTTAAAAAGAAGATGCCAAAAGCTCTTGCAAACCCGTTTATAGGTATATCTCTGCTTCTTATCGGCTTTTGGGTTGTTTACTATATATATCCGGCTGCATATAAAACTCCTTTGGCAACTGCAATCTTTTTTATAGTGCTTACACTTCTTGCCGTTGTCTTTTTTTATATATATGACGACATGAGCTACTGCAAGTCAATATGCCCAATAGGCACGGTTATGCGCGGATTTTCCAAAATATCATTTACAAAGCTTGGGACTTACAGCGATACATGCAAAAGCTGCACTACATTTGAGTGTGCGGACGCCTGCACATACAATCTCAAACCTTTTACGTTTAATAAAAGAGGAGATATGACAGACTGCACCTTGTGTATGGACTGCTCCAGCGCATGTGAAGCGGTCAGCTTTAAGCTTGTAAAACCATCCGAGTCGCTCTTTAAAAACTTTCAAATCAAAAAAGCGGAGGTTTGGGCGTTTATACTCATAACAGCTGCTATTACCGTTACTATGTCATTTCATCATGCACTTGGACGTGTAGCGATAGCAGATGAGTTTATCTGGTCAAAAACAGGAGTGTTCTTAGAGGAGAAAATAGGCATTATCGGACTTGATTATGTAGGCATAAGCGCCCTTTTTCTAGCACTCTTAATTACCATCTCGCTGGTCTACTTCGGTATGTTTATGGCCTCAAAATTTTTAAAAGAGGAGTTTAGCAAAGTATTTTACACTCTTGGGTACGCCTTTGCGCCTATATTTATTATAGGCGGGCTCTCGCACACATACGAGTTTTTCTTTCTTCATCACTACAGCGATATAGCAAACGGCTTTATACAGGGGTTTGTTATCTCTGCTGACGAGGTAATGCCGCTTGCTGCGAGACAAGACCCTTGGCTCAGAATATTTGGCGTTATGAATTACATAGCAATCATATGGGCATTTGTCATAATGGCAAAAAGGGTTAATTTTTTCACCGCATCAAAAACTGCTAAAGCGTTGGCTTTTGTATTTGCATCAAGCCTGATTATATTTTACCTATGGCTAAATGTTTACAAAGTTTACGCGTTTAAGACTTACGGCGCAAAAAAACACTCTCATGCTTATGTGGTTAAAACTCATAACTAG